The proteins below are encoded in one region of Reichenbachiella sp. 5M10:
- a CDS encoding YggS family pyridoxal phosphate-dependent enzyme produces MKGSKMKSEIADNLQKINASLEGSNARLIAVSKTKPIAALLEAYEAGQRAFGENKVQELVDKHEALPKDIEWHMIGHLQRNKVKYIAPFIHLIHGVDTEKLLIEINKQGEKNERIIPCLLQVHIAREETKFGFSPEEIHKWLDTQPLDHLPHVSIQGLMGMATHTKDEGQIATEFSDLAHLRNELKQRYQHERFSMTELSMGMSGDYPLAVANGSTMIRVGSTIFGVRHYPNQP; encoded by the coding sequence ATGAAAGGATCGAAAATGAAATCTGAGATCGCTGACAACCTCCAAAAAATCAACGCAAGTCTAGAAGGCAGCAATGCTCGCCTCATTGCTGTGAGCAAAACCAAACCTATAGCAGCCTTACTGGAAGCATACGAAGCTGGACAAAGAGCTTTCGGTGAAAACAAAGTACAGGAACTTGTCGACAAACATGAGGCTTTGCCTAAAGACATTGAATGGCACATGATTGGTCATTTGCAACGCAACAAAGTCAAGTATATCGCGCCATTCATTCACTTAATCCACGGTGTGGACACAGAGAAATTGCTCATAGAAATCAACAAACAAGGAGAGAAAAACGAGCGAATCATCCCATGCTTGCTACAAGTACACATCGCTCGTGAAGAAACCAAATTTGGGTTTAGCCCTGAAGAAATCCATAAGTGGCTTGATACACAGCCCCTAGATCATCTTCCACATGTCTCTATACAAGGGCTGATGGGCATGGCAACTCATACCAAGGACGAGGGACAAATAGCTACAGAATTTTCTGATTTAGCCCATCTGCGTAACGAACTAAAGCAGCGCTACCAACACGAACGATTCTCCATGACCGAACTCTCCATGGGAATGAGCGGTGACTACCCACTAGCTGTTGCCAACGGCAGTACCATGATCCGAGTGGGCAGTACCATCTTTGGCGTACGCCACTATCCGAACCAACCCTAG
- a CDS encoding phospholipase A, translated as MKHRSTPISWLAISLLMAGLWFGPSPIQAQSDEEIQKIYMDSVKHLPSFTIYGDNYLITGTTLGETPTADNSDAKLQFGFKQRLTDHKLPGQTYLFFTYRQLSIWNIYKKSYPFEDHNFNPSLGLGRLLFHNGSLHGGLWLALEHQSNGLGGDDSRGWNFVSLRYVTKVRQDLSASLKAWVPFGKLEGNPDLLDYTSYFELGFNYSKSPKWIFQSEMRKSFTKDWKGKLQLSISYRITKKADQFIYLQYYNGYAESLLNYKQHINMLRVGFAIKDLSTIMK; from the coding sequence TTGAAACACCGCTCTACTCCTATCTCCTGGCTTGCAATCTCACTATTGATGGCAGGCCTGTGGTTTGGGCCAAGTCCTATTCAAGCCCAAAGTGACGAGGAAATCCAAAAAATATACATGGACAGTGTCAAGCATTTGCCTTCATTCACGATCTATGGAGACAACTACCTCATCACAGGTACAACCCTAGGAGAGACACCTACCGCAGACAACAGTGATGCTAAATTGCAATTTGGATTCAAACAACGGCTCACAGATCACAAGCTACCTGGACAGACTTACCTCTTTTTTACGTATCGGCAGCTCTCCATCTGGAACATCTACAAAAAATCATACCCGTTCGAAGACCACAACTTTAACCCCAGCCTTGGACTAGGGCGTTTACTCTTCCATAACGGCTCACTGCATGGTGGGCTGTGGCTAGCCCTGGAGCATCAGTCCAACGGGCTTGGAGGAGACGATTCACGTGGGTGGAATTTCGTTTCGCTTCGCTACGTCACCAAAGTCCGGCAAGACCTCAGTGCAAGCCTCAAAGCATGGGTACCCTTTGGCAAACTAGAAGGCAACCCCGACTTACTGGATTACACCTCCTACTTCGAGCTCGGCTTCAACTACAGCAAAAGTCCAAAGTGGATTTTTCAATCAGAAATGAGAAAGTCGTTTACCAAGGATTGGAAAGGTAAACTGCAACTGTCTATCAGCTACCGAATAACCAAAAAAGCAGACCAATTCATCTACTTGCAATATTACAATGGATACGCAGAGTCACTGCTCAATTACAAACAACACATCAACATGCTTCGGGTTGGGTTTGCCATCAAAGATCTCAGTACAATTATGAAGTAG
- a CDS encoding response regulator transcription factor produces the protein MIRIAIVDDHQLFRDGMSALLTSNEDFEVVAGLSNGVELFEFLANDDEEPHVLLLDLTMPEMNGFEALKKLKKEYPKIKTIAISMHDDGNYIVKCVRSGAYSYLLKNTDEDELALAINTVYKGQKYFNHEISERMINIMAMEGTQPKKLSAKESEILELISNGLTTKEIAAKLFISTRTVETHRVNMMKKLEVKNSAELIKKAAKLSII, from the coding sequence ATGATAAGAATAGCAATAGTAGATGATCACCAGTTGTTTCGTGACGGTATGTCCGCTTTGTTGACTTCCAATGAGGATTTTGAAGTAGTAGCTGGTTTGAGCAACGGGGTTGAGCTGTTTGAATTTTTGGCAAATGATGACGAAGAACCACATGTACTGCTGCTTGATTTGACAATGCCCGAGATGAACGGGTTCGAGGCGCTCAAGAAACTGAAAAAGGAATACCCTAAGATCAAGACTATCGCTATCTCGATGCATGACGATGGCAATTATATTGTCAAGTGCGTCCGAAGTGGAGCGTATAGTTATTTGCTCAAAAATACCGACGAAGATGAACTAGCTCTGGCTATCAATACGGTCTACAAAGGGCAGAAGTATTTTAATCATGAGATCTCGGAGCGCATGATCAATATCATGGCTATGGAAGGGACTCAGCCCAAAAAGCTTTCGGCGAAGGAATCTGAAATTCTTGAATTGATATCCAATGGACTAACCACCAAAGAAATAGCAGCGAAACTCTTCATCAGTACCCGAACTGTGGAGACACATCGCGTCAACATGATGAAGAAGCTCGAGGTGAAAAACAGTGCTGAATTGATCAAAAAGGCTGCCAAGCTGAGTATTATCTAA
- a CDS encoding sensor histidine kinase — MLIILTVSVLSVFFYMQFQKALNERVLLHLASIKNLKCVQIEHYLDMEWQGFMERTEEARDSDYKDSKLYTEHPNDLTCEAYRFPKGPIKSGVYDMTPCDEEGKIRLAFLRNLENGGYLVEVKRMDRIQEILLERTGMGNSGETYLVGGDSSLRSVSRFFPVEIPSRILAHTQGVIKSLAGKDSTGMFMDYRGVKVFSAYQKIHVPQLKWGILSEIDVSEVNKPLQEMRNNLLVITLLVLFMSISLSVFLTDIFSKPLMKMRNLLHSMAVGNYNIDTNESYPAREITQMFTALAELKRSINGAILFSHELGRMNLEATHELSGKNDVLGKSLIVMQQRLNEFKKKEAQNRLLSKQSLITGQENERKRLSRELHDGLGPLLTTLKMSVQSAHLDDDEKMKLKRMVDDTIQEIRRMSYNLMPHALIDFGVGMALGNFVEMIRRSSQLDIQYENSTDEEDSDLSPEVHICIFRVCQELLNNTLKHAEAKKIRLSLTEFEDKLSLYYYDDGKGFEVDESNPGSGLRNIRERIEVFNGYCSIQSSEEGTVVEVEIPIKP, encoded by the coding sequence ATGCTTATCATATTGACCGTGTCTGTACTGTCGGTGTTCTTTTACATGCAGTTTCAGAAGGCACTCAACGAAAGGGTATTGCTTCATTTGGCCTCTATCAAAAACTTGAAGTGCGTCCAAATTGAGCATTACCTTGACATGGAGTGGCAGGGTTTTATGGAGCGGACGGAGGAGGCACGTGACTCTGACTACAAGGATAGCAAGCTCTATACCGAACACCCCAACGACTTGACATGTGAGGCGTATCGCTTTCCGAAAGGGCCGATCAAATCGGGGGTCTATGACATGACTCCTTGTGATGAGGAGGGCAAGATTAGACTGGCCTTCTTGCGCAACTTAGAAAATGGAGGGTACTTGGTAGAGGTCAAGCGCATGGATAGGATCCAAGAGATTTTGTTGGAGCGTACAGGTATGGGAAATAGTGGGGAGACTTATTTGGTAGGAGGGGATTCTTCTTTGCGATCCGTGTCACGGTTTTTCCCAGTGGAGATCCCGTCGCGTATATTGGCACATACTCAGGGAGTCATCAAATCCCTAGCAGGCAAGGACAGTACGGGGATGTTTATGGACTACCGTGGGGTAAAGGTGTTTAGTGCCTATCAGAAAATCCATGTTCCACAACTCAAATGGGGCATACTCTCTGAGATTGATGTGTCTGAGGTCAATAAGCCCTTGCAAGAGATGCGCAACAACCTCCTTGTGATTACGCTTTTGGTGTTGTTTATGTCGATTTCCTTGTCGGTGTTTTTGACGGATATATTTTCCAAGCCCTTGATGAAAATGAGAAATCTGCTACACAGTATGGCTGTGGGCAATTACAATATAGATACAAATGAGTCGTATCCTGCACGCGAGATTACACAGATGTTTACTGCACTCGCAGAATTGAAGCGATCCATCAACGGGGCAATTTTGTTTTCGCATGAGCTAGGTCGGATGAATCTCGAAGCTACACATGAGCTGTCTGGTAAAAACGATGTTTTGGGTAAGTCGCTGATAGTGATGCAACAACGACTGAATGAATTTAAGAAGAAGGAGGCGCAAAACCGGCTGCTGTCCAAGCAATCCCTCATTACTGGACAAGAAAACGAACGAAAGCGCCTCTCTAGGGAGCTGCATGATGGACTTGGGCCGCTACTGACCACACTTAAGATGAGCGTCCAGTCTGCACACCTGGATGACGATGAGAAAATGAAGCTAAAGCGGATGGTAGACGATACCATTCAGGAGATTCGACGTATGTCGTACAACTTGATGCCTCATGCATTGATTGATTTCGGTGTAGGGATGGCTCTAGGCAATTTTGTAGAGATGATTCGCCGCTCGTCGCAGCTCGATATTCAGTACGAAAACTCCACTGATGAGGAGGATTCAGATTTGTCACCTGAGGTGCATATTTGTATATTTAGAGTCTGTCAAGAGTTGTTGAACAATACATTGAAACATGCTGAAGCAAAGAAAATTAGGCTTTCTTTGACAGAATTCGAAGATAAGCTATCCTTGTACTACTATGACGATGGCAAGGGCTTTGAAGTAGACGAGTCTAACCCTGGTTCTGGTTTACGCAACATTCGTGAACGTATTGAAGTATTTAATGGGTACTGTTCCATTCAATCCAGTGAAGAGGGGACAGTAGTCGAAGTAGAAATCCCGATTAAGCCATGA
- a CDS encoding ammonium transporter produces the protein MTRKSITLLILALGIPMLGFAQDTGLDKGDTAWMLIATALVVLMTPAGLTLFYGGLTRRKSVLNTIGMSYTAFCTATIVWVVIGYSLAFSDGNGFIGGFDYFMLHHIRIDDLLGSIPHLLFVMFQGTFAAIAVALVSGSIIERVKYSTWFIFSILWVMFIYSPIAHMVWGGGILSDHGELDFAGGTVIHINAGISGLVLVYMLGNRRGHKELEHRPSSTKLMLLGSSLLWFGWFGFNGGSALAADYIAANAILVTNVAAAAGGLAWLMIEWLTSEKKPTLLGSASGVVSGLVGITPASGYVDVSGALAIGLCSGVIGYYGVVKLKGWLGYDDTLDVFGIHGLVGIFGALATGLLANPDINGETGLFYGNPGQVIPQLVAVGTTIVFSGLGSALLFWFTTLITGGGRIEGALEDQGMDIGYHGEESFDNLEEENL, from the coding sequence ATGACTAGAAAATCAATAACGCTACTGATTCTCGCACTTGGCATACCTATGCTAGGATTCGCACAAGACACAGGACTCGACAAGGGTGACACAGCCTGGATGCTGATTGCCACTGCACTCGTCGTACTCATGACCCCAGCTGGTCTCACGCTATTTTATGGAGGGCTCACTCGACGCAAAAGTGTGCTCAACACCATTGGCATGAGTTATACGGCTTTTTGTACTGCCACCATCGTATGGGTAGTGATTGGTTATAGTTTGGCTTTCAGTGATGGCAATGGTTTCATTGGAGGTTTTGACTATTTCATGCTACACCACATCAGAATCGACGATTTACTGGGCAGCATCCCTCACCTACTCTTTGTCATGTTTCAAGGCACCTTTGCTGCGATCGCTGTGGCCCTCGTGAGTGGATCAATCATCGAGCGGGTCAAATACTCCACTTGGTTTATCTTTTCTATTCTATGGGTGATGTTCATCTACTCCCCGATTGCACACATGGTATGGGGCGGTGGTATTCTGAGTGACCATGGTGAATTGGATTTTGCGGGTGGTACAGTCATCCACATCAATGCAGGCATATCAGGACTCGTGCTCGTCTACATGCTCGGCAACCGGAGAGGTCACAAAGAACTCGAGCATAGACCCTCGTCGACCAAACTCATGCTATTGGGTAGCTCACTACTTTGGTTCGGTTGGTTTGGATTCAATGGTGGCAGTGCACTTGCTGCAGATTACATAGCTGCCAACGCCATACTCGTCACCAATGTCGCTGCAGCAGCTGGTGGACTCGCCTGGCTCATGATCGAATGGCTGACCTCCGAAAAGAAACCTACTCTACTTGGCTCAGCCTCTGGGGTCGTCTCTGGACTCGTGGGGATCACTCCAGCCTCCGGTTATGTGGATGTATCAGGTGCCTTGGCCATTGGGCTTTGCTCTGGGGTCATCGGTTACTATGGTGTCGTCAAACTCAAGGGGTGGCTAGGCTATGACGACACCTTGGACGTGTTTGGAATCCATGGGCTCGTCGGAATTTTTGGAGCGCTTGCCACAGGCTTACTAGCCAACCCTGATATCAACGGAGAGACTGGACTGTTCTACGGGAATCCTGGCCAAGTCATTCCTCAATTGGTCGCCGTAGGCACTACCATTGTCTTTTCGGGCTTAGGTTCAGCCCTTCTGTTTTGGTTCACTACATTGATCACAGGAGGCGGACGTATCGAAGGTGCCCTTGAAGATCAAGGTATGGATATAGGGTACCATGGCGAAGAAAGTTTCGACAATTTGGAAGAAGAAAACCTCTAA
- a CDS encoding sodium:proton antiporter, translating to MHLFDVVAFLIFLSGLFIFLNTFYLKMPTSVGLMILTLLLSLTVMVLGHMFPEYHIAEHVKAFDFRDVLNQIVISVILFAGGLKMNMKKLGSLKLTVILLSIVSALISTFVIGSILYVVLHQLGLGVSYMYSLVFGAVISSTDPISSANITGNFYLPKKLETKVEGESLFNGAFSVVLAFVLYHVMMVSEGHDMIFTEVTRVVSIEILGGVGIGIGMGYIGYLILNYIDNDEMHIEVLITIALVMVGSFISEYFAIYSKLVALIMGLMIGNLGRVDQKNPDAKGVVNAYVYKFWNLMEQTMAVMLFVLMGLEMLVIEWRMDWFAMGFLAVNIVLFGRWLSIFIPVKIMSMTVSFDKDTVSVMTWGAFRGGLPIALILALGDFAGKELMITMTYVVVVCSILFQGFTLPIMMKEKFLGRRGFATKGPHIKKYFS from the coding sequence ATGCACTTATTTGATGTCGTTGCTTTCCTGATCTTCCTGTCCGGTTTGTTTATTTTTTTAAACACCTTTTATCTCAAGATGCCTACTTCTGTTGGGTTGATGATTTTGACCTTGTTGCTGTCACTGACAGTGATGGTGCTGGGACATATGTTTCCCGAATATCACATCGCCGAACATGTCAAGGCTTTTGATTTTCGAGATGTCCTCAACCAGATTGTGATCAGTGTGATTCTATTTGCAGGAGGTCTTAAGATGAACATGAAGAAACTCGGTTCGCTCAAATTGACAGTGATTTTGTTGTCGATCGTCAGTGCCTTGATCTCAACTTTTGTGATTGGTTCGATTCTCTACGTTGTTCTTCATCAGCTAGGACTGGGAGTGAGTTACATGTACAGCTTGGTTTTTGGTGCGGTCATTTCATCTACTGATCCTATTTCGTCTGCCAATATCACGGGCAACTTCTATTTGCCCAAAAAACTGGAAACGAAAGTGGAGGGAGAGTCACTTTTCAACGGAGCTTTTTCGGTGGTGTTGGCTTTTGTTCTTTACCATGTCATGATGGTCTCAGAAGGGCACGATATGATTTTTACAGAGGTGACTCGTGTCGTATCCATCGAGATCTTGGGTGGTGTAGGGATTGGTATCGGGATGGGCTACATTGGATACTTGATTCTCAACTATATCGACAATGACGAAATGCATATCGAGGTGTTGATTACTATCGCATTGGTGATGGTTGGATCATTTATTTCGGAATACTTTGCGATCTACTCCAAACTTGTGGCCCTCATCATGGGATTGATGATAGGTAATCTCGGTCGTGTCGATCAAAAGAATCCCGATGCAAAGGGAGTAGTCAATGCCTATGTTTACAAGTTTTGGAACTTGATGGAGCAAACCATGGCTGTCATGCTCTTTGTATTGATGGGTTTGGAAATGCTCGTCATCGAGTGGCGGATGGATTGGTTTGCCATGGGGTTTCTGGCCGTCAATATTGTGCTGTTTGGCCGATGGTTGAGTATTTTTATACCAGTCAAGATCATGTCGATGACCGTGTCGTTTGATAAGGATACCGTGTCGGTGATGACTTGGGGGGCATTCAGGGGAGGTTTGCCGATTGCCTTGATTTTGGCTTTGGGAGATTTTGCGGGCAAAGAACTCATGATCACTATGACCTATGTGGTGGTGGTCTGTTCGATTCTTTTTCAAGGCTTCACTCTGCCTATCATGATGAAGGAAAAATTCTTGGGTCGTCGAGGCTTTGCCACCAAGGGACCACATATCAAAAAATACTTTTCATAG
- a CDS encoding rhamnogalacturonan acetylesterase produces the protein MNVKLKLSLLLIVLVLGLTAAVRQPKTVTVYLIGDSTMADYNLYEGDYMTTRYPLTGWGQVFQPFFVSDSLSLVRGLISADSVRIDDRARGGRSTRTFFQEGRWRGVYESLQQEDVVLMQFGHNDAAVDKTERYVDVEGYKEFLRLYISQTLAKGAIPVVLTPVARNYPWENEHLENVHGDYPQAAKDVAAEYGVELIDLNQLSMDAFSSKGKVYVTENYFMNLSAGQYGNYPEGKSDNTHFQPEGAQAVAQLVFDALQGITR, from the coding sequence ATGAATGTAAAATTGAAACTTTCCTTGCTTCTAATTGTATTGGTATTGGGTTTGACCGCTGCGGTACGTCAACCCAAAACTGTGACGGTCTACCTCATTGGGGACTCGACCATGGCGGATTATAATCTCTACGAGGGGGATTACATGACTACACGGTATCCCCTCACGGGGTGGGGGCAGGTGTTTCAGCCTTTTTTTGTCTCAGATAGCTTGTCGCTAGTGCGTGGACTGATCTCCGCGGATAGTGTCAGGATAGATGATCGAGCCCGTGGGGGACGAAGCACGCGGACTTTTTTCCAAGAGGGAAGGTGGCGTGGCGTGTACGAAAGTCTGCAACAGGAGGATGTGGTACTGATGCAATTTGGTCACAACGATGCAGCAGTTGATAAAACGGAACGCTACGTGGATGTAGAAGGCTACAAGGAGTTTTTGCGCTTGTATATCAGTCAGACACTTGCCAAAGGTGCTATTCCGGTCGTTTTGACACCCGTCGCGCGCAATTATCCGTGGGAAAACGAACACCTCGAAAACGTACATGGCGATTACCCTCAGGCAGCCAAAGATGTCGCTGCTGAATATGGAGTGGAGCTGATCGATCTCAACCAACTGTCCATGGATGCTTTCAGTAGCAAAGGAAAAGTGTATGTCACGGAGAATTATTTTATGAATTTGTCTGCAGGACAATACGGCAATTACCCAGAAGGTAAGAGTGACAATACACACTTTCAACCAGAGGGAGCGCAAGCTGTCGCTCAATTGGTCTTCGACGCACTACAAGGGATCACTCGATGA
- a CDS encoding carbon-nitrogen hydrolase family protein, which produces MKQAIENVELQYLTLDDYQELKRAMIEAYSNLPNSYWQEEHIKILINKFPEGQVVIKVNGHLAGCALSIIVNYDKFDEHHTYREITDDYSFKTHTSKGDVLYGIDVFIKSEFRGLRLGRRLYDYRKELCERLNLRSIVFGGRIPNYHKYAKELSPKQYIEKVKRKEIQDPVLNFQISNDFHPSKILKGYLEGDEDSNEFAVLLEWDNIYYEKKSKVATSQKKIVRLGLIQWQMRPYKNLEEVMQQAEYFIDAVSGYRSDFALFPEFFNAPLMAENNHLSESEAIRELSKHTEKIVERFSELAISYNINVITGSMPEIKNDLLYNVGYLCKRDGSTERYEKLHVTPDEAKVWGMQGGSQLRTFDTDCGKIGILICYDSEFPELSRILADQGMDILFVPFLTDTQNGYSRVRHCAQARAIENECYVAIAGSVGNLPKVHNMDIQYAQSMVFTPCDFSFPANGIKAEATANTEMILIADVDIDLLRELNQFGSVRNLRDRRKDVFDLKLK; this is translated from the coding sequence ATGAAACAAGCCATAGAAAATGTAGAGCTGCAATACCTCACACTTGACGATTATCAGGAACTGAAACGGGCCATGATAGAGGCCTATTCCAACTTGCCCAATTCATATTGGCAAGAAGAGCATATCAAGATTCTTATCAATAAGTTTCCAGAAGGACAGGTGGTCATCAAGGTCAACGGGCATTTGGCTGGTTGTGCATTATCGATCATCGTCAATTATGACAAGTTTGATGAGCATCATACGTATAGAGAGATTACGGACGATTATTCGTTCAAGACGCACACGAGTAAGGGAGATGTACTGTACGGGATCGATGTATTCATCAAATCAGAGTTTAGGGGCTTACGGTTGGGGCGCAGGCTATATGATTACCGCAAAGAACTCTGCGAACGGCTCAACCTGAGAAGTATCGTGTTTGGGGGACGTATCCCCAACTATCATAAGTATGCCAAGGAGCTTTCTCCCAAACAGTACATCGAGAAGGTGAAGCGCAAAGAGATTCAAGACCCTGTCTTGAATTTTCAGATATCGAATGATTTTCACCCCTCGAAAATCCTCAAAGGTTATCTCGAAGGAGATGAGGATTCCAATGAATTTGCTGTGCTTCTTGAATGGGACAATATCTACTATGAAAAAAAATCCAAGGTCGCGACTTCTCAAAAGAAAATCGTACGACTGGGATTGATTCAGTGGCAGATGCGTCCATACAAAAACCTAGAGGAGGTGATGCAGCAAGCAGAATACTTCATTGACGCAGTATCTGGGTATCGCTCGGACTTTGCCTTGTTTCCTGAGTTTTTTAATGCCCCGCTCATGGCGGAAAACAACCATCTCTCTGAATCAGAAGCGATTCGCGAGTTGTCTAAGCATACTGAGAAAATCGTTGAGAGATTTTCGGAGTTGGCAATATCCTACAATATCAACGTGATTACAGGCAGTATGCCCGAGATAAAGAACGATTTGCTCTACAATGTAGGATATCTCTGCAAACGAGACGGAAGTACAGAACGCTATGAAAAGCTGCACGTCACGCCTGATGAAGCGAAGGTTTGGGGTATGCAAGGTGGGAGTCAGTTGAGGACTTTTGATACAGACTGTGGGAAAATTGGCATTTTGATCTGCTATGACTCAGAGTTTCCAGAACTAAGTCGCATTCTTGCAGATCAGGGAATGGACATCTTGTTTGTGCCGTTTTTGACCGATACACAAAACGGCTACTCACGGGTGAGGCATTGTGCCCAAGCACGAGCCATCGAAAACGAATGCTATGTCGCTATTGCAGGAAGTGTAGGCAACTTGCCCAAGGTGCACAACATGGATATTCAGTATGCTCAGTCTATGGTGTTTACACCCTGTGACTTTTCGTTTCCAGCCAATGGCATCAAGGCAGAAGCAACCGCCAATACAGAGATGATTTTGATCGCAGATGTCGATATCGATCTCCTAAGAGAGCTCAATCAGTTTGGTAGTGTGCGCAACTTGCGCGACAGACGAAAGGATGTGTTTGATCTGAAACTGAAATAA
- a CDS encoding LLM class flavin-dependent oxidoreductase: protein MSKSFKKIPLSVLDLAVIREGYGPADSFRLGLDIAQRAEQLGYHRYWLAEHHNMPSIASSATSVLIGHIAGGTSSIRVGSGGIMLPNHAPLMVAEQFGTLASLYPDRIDLGLGRAPGTDQHTAAALQRDDQAAYKFPQSVRELQNYFSIDNQHGQVRAIPGEGVDVPMWILGSSTDSAHLAASFGLPYAFASHFSPTQLHQALKIYRDSFKPSEYLSEPYAMACVNVIAADRTEEAQLIATSMQKVFMGILTRDRRPLQAPDPGFVLPTEFESVLQQFLTYSFVGDATGVARDLEEFVQATQVDELMVVSHIYDHAAKIRSHEILIEIQEKL from the coding sequence ATGAGTAAAAGCTTCAAAAAAATTCCCTTGTCTGTTTTGGATTTGGCCGTGATCCGAGAGGGGTATGGACCAGCCGATTCGTTCCGTTTGGGATTGGATATAGCGCAGCGCGCCGAGCAATTAGGGTATCATCGGTATTGGCTTGCAGAGCATCACAATATGCCGAGTATTGCGAGTTCGGCTACTTCGGTGCTGATCGGTCACATAGCAGGAGGTACATCTTCGATTCGGGTAGGGTCTGGGGGAATCATGCTGCCCAATCATGCGCCGCTGATGGTGGCAGAGCAGTTTGGGACTTTGGCGTCTTTGTATCCAGACCGGATTGATTTAGGACTTGGTAGAGCGCCAGGAACGGATCAGCACACCGCAGCAGCCCTACAGCGAGATGACCAGGCGGCTTACAAGTTTCCTCAATCAGTGAGAGAGTTGCAAAACTACTTTTCTATCGATAACCAGCATGGTCAAGTGAGGGCCATACCAGGCGAAGGAGTAGATGTGCCTATGTGGATTTTAGGCTCAAGTACAGATAGTGCACATTTGGCGGCCTCTTTTGGTTTGCCTTACGCTTTTGCAAGTCATTTTTCCCCGACACAATTGCATCAGGCACTCAAAATCTACCGTGATAGTTTCAAACCCTCAGAGTACTTGAGCGAGCCCTATGCCATGGCTTGTGTCAATGTCATCGCAGCGGATCGTACCGAAGAGGCACAACTGATCGCTACTTCTATGCAGAAGGTATTTATGGGGATTTTGACTAGAGACCGTAGACCGTTGCAAGCTCCCGACCCAGGGTTTGTCTTGCCTACTGAATTTGAGTCGGTTTTGCAGCAGTTTTTGACCTATAGTTTTGTAGGAGATGCTACAGGAGTAGCACGAGATTTAGAGGAGTTTGTGCAGGCGACTCAGGTGGATGAGCTCATGGTAGTGTCGCACATATATGATCATGCAGCCAAAATACGGTCGCACGAAATCCTAATTGAAATCCAAGAAAAATTGTAG